The Chloroflexota bacterium genome has a segment encoding these proteins:
- a CDS encoding ferritin family protein, translating to MNEDSIDALETLKQAMLIEEEGHKFYLKAVQTTQDEEGKEIFRTLAKDEKNHLNLLRKQYTSLKENGIWIEVPKVKRKQAKSDKALPSKGKKASSKSVTVDPGTVNTLLSSLDIETKSYDLYSRTFSKATDVRAKAAYEFLAMEEIGHFDMLMMRYDYLAGSMGEQS from the coding sequence GTGAACGAAGATTCGATTGACGCCCTGGAAACCCTGAAACAGGCCATGCTAATTGAAGAGGAAGGCCATAAGTTTTATCTCAAGGCTGTCCAAACCACGCAGGATGAAGAGGGCAAAGAGATTTTCCGCACACTGGCCAAAGATGAAAAGAACCATCTGAACCTGCTGCGCAAGCAATATACATCCCTGAAAGAGAACGGTATCTGGATCGAGGTCCCTAAAGTCAAGAGGAAACAGGCGAAATCAGATAAAGCCCTCCCTTCCAAAGGCAAGAAGGCTTCGAGTAAGTCTGTCACCGTCGATCCCGGCACTGTAAATACCCTGCTCTCCAGTCTAGATATCGAGACCAAGAGCTATGATCTGTACAGCCGAACGTTTTCGAAAGCAACTGATGTTCGAGCTAAAGCCGCGTATGAATTCCTCGCCATGGAGGAAATAGGCCATTTCGATATGCTGATGATGAGGTACGATTATCTGGCTGGTTCCATGGGAGAACAATCCTGA
- a CDS encoding NAD-dependent epimerase/dehydratase family protein has product MKALVTGSTGLVGSTLVERLIARGYEVRALARKTSDLSHLKTTRAEIVFGDITDYNTLPPAVQGIEIVFHAAAKVTPGWGAWPEYEKITVEGTRNMLRASAEAGVKRFLQVSSHMVYGDACQKGDTPADESTPCEARKTPPTYYDYAKMLAEQACWEYHRQGKIQVSMIRIVSAYGPRDRLLADRMYKQTSFPILFWPGSANPRYAITYVSDIAELAILAATSDKAIGQVYNVAGPEMVRLKDFAEALIRARGAKRLHATMPYPVAWLWCYLMETFARLLRSKEMPYLTLASLRSINREGYLDGSKAKNELGWEPKVSVDEGTRLYVQWLISQKKK; this is encoded by the coding sequence ATGAAAGCGCTGGTCACTGGAAGCACTGGATTAGTTGGAAGTACTCTCGTTGAACGTCTCATAGCCCGGGGCTATGAGGTCCGTGCCCTGGCCCGCAAGACCTCTGATCTCAGTCATCTCAAGACCACCCGGGCCGAGATTGTCTTTGGGGACATCACAGACTACAACACCCTGCCACCGGCCGTGCAAGGCATTGAAATAGTCTTCCACGCAGCGGCCAAGGTCACACCGGGTTGGGGGGCCTGGCCGGAGTATGAGAAGATCACCGTCGAGGGCACCAGGAACATGTTGAGGGCCAGTGCTGAGGCAGGAGTGAAACGTTTTCTGCAAGTCAGTTCCCACATGGTCTATGGTGACGCCTGTCAGAAGGGCGATACCCCCGCTGACGAATCCACGCCGTGTGAAGCACGCAAGACTCCTCCGACCTACTATGACTACGCCAAGATGCTGGCTGAACAGGCCTGTTGGGAATACCATAGGCAAGGCAAGATCCAAGTCTCCATGATAAGAATAGTCTCTGCGTATGGTCCCAGGGACAGGCTCCTCGCTGATCGAATGTACAAGCAGACCTCCTTTCCCATTCTGTTCTGGCCGGGTAGTGCCAACCCCCGATATGCCATTACCTATGTCAGCGATATAGCTGAACTGGCCATCCTGGCTGCCACCAGTGACAAAGCCATAGGCCAGGTGTACAACGTAGCTGGACCTGAGATGGTAAGGCTTAAGGATTTTGCCGAGGCCCTGATCCGCGCCCGGGGAGCGAAGAGGCTCCACGCCACTATGCCATACCCTGTAGCCTGGTTATGGTGCTATTTGATGGAAACATTTGCCAGGTTGTTGCGCTCCAAAGAGATGCCGTACCTGACGCTGGCAAGCCTCCGCAGCATCAACAGAGAGGGCTATCTCGATGGCTCCAAAGCCAAAAACGAGCTGGGATGGGAGCCGAAGGTTTCAGTAGATGAGGGCACAAGGTTATACGTGCAGTGGCTGATATCTCAGAAGAAGAAGTAG